From a single Anaerolineaceae bacterium oral taxon 439 genomic region:
- a CDS encoding sugar ABC transporter ATP-binding protein — MNDDRNLLELRNISKTFPGVKALDRVSFQIKPGIVHALMGENGAGKSTLMKCIFGIYRQDEGEIFLNGNLLKIESPRQALDSGIAMIHQELQPLRTRSAMENIWVGRIPFHRFLGVHWVDDQKMLKDTKSLFEELGIDIDPGTIVSNLSSSHCQLLEIARAVSSDARVIIMDEPTSSLTDAEAKLLFGIIRKLSNKGVSIVFISHKIDEVLEISEEVTIMRDGQIVGTWPTNELNNDLIVKRMVGREINHRFPPKTHTPGDVILEIQGFTSAKNHSFAKVNLSLRKGEILGIGGLVGSQRTELVESIFGLHPVRSGKLFINGQETVIDSPRKAIKDKMALLTEDRRISGIFPKLTVMENITIAKQSSDPAIYRKGPFLSDPLRIHAANQYIDAFAIKTASLKTFIKYLSGGNQQKVLLGRWMLTDPEILIMDEPTRGIDAGAKYEIYSLIEKMAKNGKAIIMISSEMPELLGMSDRIAVMCEGRLSGILDGKTATDEQVMRLASSYKLSDEDRVS; from the coding sequence ATGAACGATGATAGGAACTTGCTGGAACTGAGAAATATCAGCAAAACCTTTCCGGGCGTAAAAGCTTTGGATCGCGTCTCATTTCAAATTAAGCCCGGAATAGTTCATGCGTTGATGGGAGAAAATGGAGCCGGGAAATCAACGCTGATGAAATGCATTTTCGGAATATACCGTCAGGACGAAGGCGAAATTTTCCTGAATGGCAATCTATTAAAGATTGAAAGTCCGCGTCAGGCGCTGGATTCCGGAATCGCCATGATTCATCAGGAGCTCCAGCCACTCAGAACGCGATCCGCGATGGAAAATATTTGGGTCGGAAGAATTCCCTTCCATCGCTTTTTGGGTGTTCACTGGGTTGACGATCAAAAAATGTTAAAGGATACGAAATCCCTTTTTGAAGAGTTAGGGATTGATATCGACCCAGGAACCATCGTCAGCAATCTCTCATCGTCGCATTGTCAGCTGCTCGAAATCGCGAGGGCGGTTTCGAGCGATGCGCGCGTCATTATCATGGATGAACCAACTTCCTCATTAACGGACGCCGAGGCGAAGCTGCTTTTCGGGATTATCCGGAAATTATCCAATAAAGGCGTTTCGATCGTCTTTATCTCACATAAAATTGACGAGGTCCTGGAGATATCGGAAGAAGTTACCATCATGCGCGACGGCCAGATCGTAGGAACCTGGCCAACCAATGAATTGAATAACGATTTAATCGTGAAACGGATGGTCGGACGGGAAATAAATCATCGCTTTCCGCCCAAAACGCATACGCCTGGCGACGTTATTCTGGAAATACAGGGATTTACCAGCGCAAAGAATCACAGCTTCGCCAAGGTTAACCTCTCGTTACGGAAAGGGGAGATCTTAGGAATCGGCGGTCTGGTTGGGTCGCAGCGGACAGAGCTTGTCGAATCTATTTTCGGATTACACCCTGTCCGCAGCGGGAAACTGTTTATCAACGGACAAGAGACAGTCATCGACTCCCCGAGAAAAGCGATTAAGGATAAAATGGCGCTGCTGACCGAAGATAGGCGGATATCCGGAATCTTCCCCAAACTCACAGTCATGGAAAATATAACGATCGCAAAGCAATCTTCCGATCCCGCGATTTATCGGAAAGGCCCGTTCCTATCCGATCCGCTGCGGATTCATGCCGCCAATCAATATATCGACGCTTTCGCTATTAAAACCGCGTCACTGAAGACGTTTATAAAATATCTTTCCGGAGGAAACCAGCAAAAAGTGCTGTTAGGAAGGTGGATGCTGACCGATCCGGAAATTTTAATCATGGACGAGCCAACGCGCGGAATCGACGCTGGCGCTAAATATGAAATTTATTCGCTGATCGAGAAAATGGCGAAAAATGGGAAAGCGATTATCATGATCAGCTCTGAAATGCCGGAGCTTTTAGGAATGTCAGATCGAATTGCGGTCATGTGCGAAGGGAGGCTTTCCGGCATCCTCGACGGTAAAACGGCAACGGATGAACAGGTCATGCGGCTTGCAAGCTCATACAAATTATCAGACGAGGATAGGGTTTCATGA